A genomic segment from Thermoplasmatales archaeon encodes:
- a CDS encoding 50S ribosomal protein L14, which translates to MKGVAAKITRGLPTGAELECADNTGAQVVEIVAVKGLKTVHRRYPSAGVGDMVFVTVKKGKPELKRQVFPAVIIRQRMPYRRPDGTRVQFEDNAAVIVNPQGEMKGSAIKGAVAREAAERWPRVAAASAIIV; encoded by the coding sequence ATGAAAGGAGTAGCTGCAAAAATAACCCGTGGTTTGCCAACAGGAGCGGAGCTGGAGTGTGCAGATAATACAGGAGCACAAGTAGTGGAGATAGTGGCGGTTAAAGGGCTTAAAACAGTTCATAGGAGATATCCTTCTGCAGGTGTGGGAGACATGGTTTTTGTCACGGTCAAGAAAGGGAAGCCTGAGCTGAAGAGGCAGGTATTTCCCGCTGTAATAATAAGACAGCGTATGCCCTACAGGCGCCCAGATGGAACAAGAGTGCAATTTGAAGACAATGCTGCAGTAATAGTAAATCCGCAGGGAGAGATGAAGGGCTCCGCCATAAAAGGGGCGGTGGCGAGGGAGGCTGCTGAAAGATGGCCGAGGGTGGCGGCTGCGTCCGCAATTATTGTGTGA
- a CDS encoding 50S ribosomal protein L23, with protein MNPYEIIRHPYITEKTMVLMEKNNSLQFITKIDANKKQIKEAIEKIFAVKVESVNTRIGKKGKIATVKLKPEYRAEDVATRIGAL; from the coding sequence ATGAATCCATATGAGATAATAAGGCATCCATATATAACTGAAAAGACAATGGTTCTTATGGAGAAGAATAATTCCCTTCAGTTCATCACAAAAATTGATGCAAATAAGAAGCAAATAAAGGAAGCGATTGAGAAAATATTTGCGGTTAAAGTGGAAAGTGTTAACACAAGGATAGGAAAAAAGGGAAAAATAGCAACTGTTAAGCTAAAGCCAGAGTATAGGGCAGAAGATGTTGCTACAAGAATTGGAGCGTTGTGA
- a CDS encoding CinA family protein, with product MIERIAELLKKNNLWIATAESCTAGLIAHTLTNISGSSEYYKGGIVAYSNEIKAKILGVKEETLKKYGAVSEQTAREMAEGAKKVIGADIAIATTGIAGPTGGTEEKPVGLVYIALATPEGTEVKRFLFKGDRLENKQNFCNSALQMLLDYLEKLE from the coding sequence ATGATTGAAAGAATTGCTGAACTGCTTAAAAAAAATAATTTATGGATTGCAACCGCGGAATCTTGCACCGCTGGCTTAATAGCTCATACCCTAACAAACATTTCAGGAAGCTCTGAATATTATAAAGGAGGAATAGTAGCATATAGCAATGAGATAAAGGCTAAAATTTTGGGAGTAAAAGAAGAAACTTTAAAGAAATATGGAGCGGTATCAGAGCAAACCGCCCGCGAGATGGCGGAAGGAGCAAAAAAAGTTATAGGAGCGGACATAGCGATAGCAACAACTGGAATAGCGGGGCCAACAGGAGGAACAGAAGAAAAGCCAGTTGGACTTGTTTATATTGCCCTTGCAACTCCAGAAGGAACTGAGGTAAAAAGATTTTTATTTAAAGGAGATAGGTTAGAAAATAAACAGAATTTTTGCAATTCCGCACTTCAAATGCTTCTTGATTATCTAGAAAAATTGGAATAA
- a CDS encoding 50S ribosomal protein L5, giving the protein MDNRKDNPMRSIRIEKVVVNMGVGEGGEKLKKAEQVMEQLTGQKPVKTLAKKTNRDFGIKKGMSIGCKVTLRKDKAIDFLKKALWVRDYKIPKWSFCDGTLSFGIKEHTEFEGMKYQPEIGIFGLDVCVTFERKGYRVKRRRIARSNLPEKEKIKSDEIIDYMKKEFNVEVIE; this is encoded by the coding sequence ATGGATAATCGCAAGGATAATCCGATGAGGAGCATAAGAATAGAAAAAGTAGTTGTAAATATGGGTGTTGGAGAAGGAGGAGAGAAGCTAAAAAAGGCGGAGCAAGTAATGGAGCAACTTACTGGACAGAAACCTGTAAAAACTCTTGCAAAAAAGACAAACAGGGACTTTGGAATTAAAAAAGGTATGTCTATTGGATGCAAGGTCACTCTTAGAAAAGATAAGGCAATAGATTTTCTTAAAAAAGCTTTATGGGTTCGCGACTATAAAATTCCAAAATGGTCATTTTGTGATGGAACCCTCTCATTTGGAATAAAAGAGCATACAGAATTTGAGGGAATGAAATATCAGCCAGAAATAGGAATATTTGGACTGGATGTATGTGTTACATTTGAAAGGAAGGGATATAGAGTTAAAAGGAGGAGAATCGCAAGGAGCAATTTGCCAGAAAAAGAAAAAATAAAAAGCGATGAGATAATTGACTATATGAAAAAAGAATTTAATGTTGAGGTAATAGAATGA
- a CDS encoding 30S ribosomal protein S3 has translation MAIERKFVEENQKRVLLKEFLEKECERAGFGGVKIQRIPMGTLITLQVERPGLIIGRGGKRINEITNIIKERFGIENPQIEIEDIGGKALLNATLMAQKVADSLERGWHFRRVGHSTVRRIVEAGARGCQVVISGKLTGERHRSEKFTLGYVKYCGEVAERVMEESIASAKTKPGIIGVKVRLMKPDVELPDVVKIVEEGREILQKEIEKEREEKEEKLEKLEKIDIMDLPEIPSNVVASLKKAGIKNARELYEMDINDLIEIKGIGIKRAERIKEILKEVLKKNEGEGNKENE, from the coding sequence ATGGCCATAGAAAGAAAGTTTGTTGAGGAAAATCAAAAGCGTGTCTTGCTTAAAGAATTTTTAGAGAAAGAGTGCGAAAGAGCGGGTTTTGGAGGAGTTAAAATTCAGCGAATTCCTATGGGTACGCTGATAACTCTACAAGTTGAAAGACCTGGCTTAATTATAGGAAGAGGGGGGAAAAGAATAAATGAAATTACAAATATAATAAAGGAGAGATTTGGAATTGAAAATCCACAGATTGAAATAGAGGATATAGGTGGAAAGGCATTGCTCAATGCAACCCTTATGGCCCAGAAAGTTGCGGACTCGCTTGAGAGAGGATGGCATTTCCGCAGAGTTGGTCATTCAACAGTCCGCAGGATTGTTGAGGCGGGCGCAAGAGGTTGCCAGGTAGTGATATCTGGAAAGCTAACAGGAGAGAGACATAGGTCTGAGAAATTTACTCTTGGTTATGTTAAATACTGTGGTGAGGTTGCGGAGCGAGTTATGGAAGAATCAATTGCGAGTGCAAAGACAAAACCAGGAATTATAGGAGTTAAAGTTAGGTTGATGAAACCTGATGTTGAGTTACCAGATGTTGTAAAGATAGTTGAAGAAGGAAGGGAGATTTTGCAAAAAGAAATTGAAAAAGAAAGGGAGGAAAAAGAGGAAAAACTCGAGAAATTGGAAAAAATAGATATTATGGATTTGCCAGAAATACCATCAAATGTTGTTGCTTCATTGAAGAAGGCGGGAATAAAAAATGCTCGTGAGTTATATGAAATGGATATAAATGATTTAATTGAAATTAAGGGAATTGGTATAAAAAGGGCTGAAAGAATTAAGGAAATATTAAAGGAGGTGCTTAAGAAAAATGAAGGCGAGGGAAATAAGGAAAATGAATAG
- a CDS encoding arginine decarboxylase, pyruvoyl-dependent has translation MNFVIPTKLFLTKGAGRHKDQLQSFELALRNAGIQHCNLVSVSSIVPPHCKIISAERGKELLSPGQITYVVIARNSTNEPNRLIAASVGIAIPKDRSLYGYLSEYHSFGECAKIAGEKAEDLAATMLATTLGIEFDPNKAWDEKKQVFRMSGKIVKASNITQTARGDIHGLWTSVVAAAVFIVE, from the coding sequence ATTAACTTTGTGATTCCCACAAAACTATTTCTGACTAAAGGAGCTGGAAGGCATAAAGACCAGCTACAATCATTTGAGCTTGCACTGAGAAATGCGGGAATACAGCATTGCAATCTTGTAAGTGTGTCCAGCATAGTTCCTCCCCATTGCAAAATTATATCCGCTGAGAGAGGAAAGGAATTACTTTCTCCAGGACAAATAACATATGTGGTTATTGCAAGAAATTCAACAAATGAGCCAAATCGCTTGATTGCTGCATCTGTTGGAATTGCAATTCCTAAGGATAGAAGTTTATATGGCTACCTATCTGAATATCATAGCTTTGGAGAATGTGCAAAAATAGCGGGTGAAAAAGCGGAAGATTTAGCTGCAACAATGCTTGCAACAACTCTTGGAATAGAATTTGACCCGAATAAAGCATGGGATGAAAAAAAGCAGGTTTTCAGGATGAGCGGAAAAATTGTTAAAGCAAGCAACATAACTCAAACCGCAAGAGGAGATATTCACGGGCTATGGACGAGTGTTGTTGCTGCTGCGGTTTTCATAGTTGAGTGA
- the rpmC gene encoding 50S ribosomal protein L29 produces the protein MKAREIRKMNREERIKKLDELRNELMREYGRSSMGGSSPSPGRIRYIRKSIARLLTIMREEGDI, from the coding sequence ATGAAGGCGAGGGAAATAAGGAAAATGAATAGAGAAGAGAGAATTAAAAAACTTGATGAATTGAGAAATGAATTAATGCGGGAGTATGGGCGCTCTTCAATGGGTGGTTCATCACCCTCTCCTGGAAGAATAAGGTATATCCGTAAAAGCATAGCAAGATTACTCACAATTATGAGGGAGGAAGGAGATATATAA
- a CDS encoding 30S ribosomal protein S14, with protein MKIKERQKKYGRIDGCTRCGRRRGIIRRYGMRLCRQCFREIAKEMGFKKFS; from the coding sequence ATGAAGATAAAGGAAAGGCAGAAAAAATACGGGCGCATAGACGGATGCACCAGATGCGGGCGCAGGCGAGGAATCATAAGAAGATATGGAATGCGTTTGTGCAGGCAATGCTTCAGAGAAATTGCAAAGGAGATGGGATTTAAGAAATTCAGCTGA
- a CDS encoding 50S ribosomal protein L4 has protein sequence MKAIVYDINGEIKEEIDLPKCFSFEYRPDLIRKAFNIIRSNSRQPYGTDKRAGHYVAESFGPGRGISRTPRIASGRGAFAPQTVKGREAHPPKVEKIWKRKVNRKEMILARISAISATANEELVKQRGHKFNTSLPIVLDDTFNDVSKVKDIISLFKKIGIGDDIVRAKEGKHIRAGIGKLRGRKYRKPKSILIVTDKKEKIKKSADNLAGVDVVSVDELNVAHLAPGGQAGRLTVYTKGAIVKLGERYESI, from the coding sequence ATGAAAGCAATCGTTTATGATATAAATGGGGAAATAAAGGAAGAAATTGATCTTCCAAAATGCTTCTCTTTTGAGTATAGACCAGATTTGATAAGAAAAGCATTCAACATAATTCGCTCTAACTCTCGCCAGCCATATGGAACAGATAAAAGAGCGGGCCATTATGTTGCGGAATCTTTTGGTCCAGGTAGAGGAATTTCCAGAACACCTCGTATTGCATCTGGAAGAGGGGCTTTTGCACCTCAAACTGTAAAGGGAAGAGAAGCACATCCTCCAAAAGTGGAGAAGATATGGAAAAGAAAAGTTAATAGAAAAGAAATGATCCTTGCTAGAATTTCAGCAATTTCAGCAACTGCAAATGAAGAGCTTGTGAAGCAAAGAGGTCACAAATTTAATACTTCATTACCCATAGTTCTGGATGACACATTCAATGATGTAAGCAAGGTAAAGGATATAATTTCTTTATTCAAGAAAATAGGGATTGGTGATGATATTGTAAGGGCAAAGGAAGGGAAGCATATAAGGGCGGGAATAGGAAAATTGAGGGGAAGGAAATATAGAAAACCAAAGTCAATCCTTATTGTTACAGATAAAAAGGAAAAAATTAAAAAATCTGCTGATAATTTAGCTGGTGTGGATGTTGTAAGTGTGGATGAGCTAAATGTTGCGCACCTTGCGCCAGGAGGGCAGGCGGGCAGGCTTACGGTATATACTAAAGGAGCGATAGTTAAGCTGGGTGAGAGATATGAATCCATATGA
- a CDS encoding ribonuclease P protein subunit has product MKKFLKSEFIGLPIKIIQCTDKSLEKVEGKIIDETKNMFVIETKKGIKKVAKSIAKFEIDGNVIDGRKIAYAPHERIRRIR; this is encoded by the coding sequence ATGAAAAAATTTTTAAAGTCTGAATTTATTGGGTTGCCTATCAAAATAATTCAATGTACTGATAAAAGCCTTGAAAAAGTTGAAGGAAAAATAATAGATGAGACGAAGAATATGTTTGTGATAGAAACAAAAAAAGGAATAAAAAAGGTTGCAAAAAGCATTGCAAAATTTGAAATAGATGGAAATGTTATCGATGGGAGAAAAATAGCATATGCTCCTCATGAAAGAATAAGGAGGATAAGATGA
- a CDS encoding deoxyhypusine synthase, translated as MKKITPIFSPYGYAFNSARLAEACEIYKKMIEDDATICFTLAGAIIPAGLGGAIIEMVKRGLVDFIISTGANLYHDMHFALDLPVYKGSFNVDDRELAKNGIVRIYDIFIPLETLFETDAYIQENFDIEGNFSTAEIHNYLGKKLLENSKKPSNSLLATCAKYDVPIYCPSPGDSSIGMNLSYLRLKNKKIHTDVERDVLETTAIIYNSRRSGAIILGGGAPKNFFMQTQPMISQIFKKKERGHNYFIQITSDVPPYGGLSGATPQEAISWKKIDAESKTCVTVYGDATIIAPLIFSSVKDMRRKHKRLYRKREEFLEKMFEEVK; from the coding sequence ATGAAGAAAATAACTCCTATTTTCTCTCCATATGGGTATGCCTTCAATTCCGCCCGCCTGGCGGAGGCATGCGAGATATATAAAAAGATGATTGAGGATGATGCAACAATATGCTTTACTTTGGCGGGAGCAATTATTCCTGCTGGGCTTGGAGGAGCAATAATTGAAATGGTGAAGCGCGGGCTCGTTGATTTTATAATTTCTACTGGAGCAAATTTATATCATGACATGCACTTTGCCCTTGATTTGCCAGTTTATAAGGGAAGTTTTAATGTGGATGATCGAGAGCTTGCAAAAAATGGGATAGTCAGGATATATGATATATTTATTCCTCTTGAAACCCTTTTTGAGACAGATGCCTACATACAGGAGAATTTTGATATTGAAGGGAATTTTTCAACCGCAGAAATACACAATTATCTAGGAAAAAAATTGCTTGAAAATTCAAAAAAGCCATCTAACTCTCTTCTTGCAACATGTGCAAAATATGATGTGCCAATTTACTGCCCTTCTCCTGGAGATTCTTCAATAGGAATGAATTTATCTTATTTAAGGCTGAAAAACAAAAAAATTCATACAGATGTGGAAAGGGATGTGCTTGAGACAACCGCAATAATATATAATAGCAGGAGGAGCGGGGCAATAATTCTTGGAGGAGGAGCACCTAAAAATTTCTTCATGCAAACCCAGCCGATGATAAGCCAGATATTCAAGAAAAAGGAAAGAGGACATAACTACTTCATCCAAATAACGAGCGATGTGCCACCTTATGGCGGGCTCTCCGGCGCCACCCCGCAGGAGGCGATTTCATGGAAAAAAATAGATGCAGAATCAAAAACATGTGTTACTGTTTATGGTGATGCGACAATAATTGCTCCCCTGATTTTTTCAAGTGTTAAAGACATGAGGAGGAAACATAAAAGATTGTACAGGAAAAGAGAAGAGTTTTTGGAAAAAATGTTTGAAGAAGTAAAATGA
- a CDS encoding 50S ribosomal protein L24: protein MSKQPRKQRKRIYNAPLHLRRKFLSAHLTSELIVRYKRRSIPVVRGDTVKIMRGEFAGQTGRVRKVNLKEGTVEIEGVTITKADGKKVSRPIHASNLLITKLNLTDPWRRRKISEKLTEEEKIEVEKEAEEQKKEIGEEEKEEKEEKEKEEKKEEGNEPS, encoded by the coding sequence ATGAGCAAGCAACCAAGAAAACAGAGGAAAAGGATTTATAATGCTCCTTTGCATTTGAGGAGGAAATTTTTGTCCGCACATCTTACAAGTGAGCTAATTGTGAGGTATAAGAGGAGAAGCATTCCAGTGGTGAGGGGTGATACGGTAAAGATAATGAGAGGCGAGTTTGCGGGTCAAACAGGGAGAGTAAGGAAAGTAAATTTGAAGGAGGGCACTGTTGAAATAGAGGGGGTTACGATTACAAAAGCGGATGGAAAGAAAGTTTCGCGCCCGATTCATGCTTCCAATTTGCTCATAACAAAACTAAATTTGACTGATCCATGGAGGAGAAGGAAGATAAGTGAGAAGCTAACAGAGGAAGAGAAAATTGAAGTTGAAAAGGAGGCGGAAGAGCAGAAGAAGGAAATTGGGGAAGAAGAGAAGGAAGAAAAGGAGGAAAAAGAAAAAGAAGAAAAGAAGGAGGAAGGAAATGAGCCATCTTAA
- a CDS encoding 50S ribosomal protein L22, whose translation MRYSIELDPEKTAKAYGKELYCSPKHCENIARAIRGMKVKDAKNFLDDVIQHKRALPLKTHNKNRPHQRGVGPGCYPEKACKMILEVIKNAENNAEYKGLNVENMYIAHISAYKGREIKGFMPRAMGRATDWNEQTTNVEIIISEE comes from the coding sequence ATGAGGTATTCAATAGAGTTAGACCCGGAAAAAACTGCGAAGGCATATGGAAAGGAGCTATATTGCTCTCCAAAGCATTGTGAAAATATAGCGAGAGCTATAAGAGGAATGAAAGTAAAAGATGCAAAGAATTTTTTGGATGATGTAATCCAGCATAAAAGAGCATTGCCATTGAAAACCCATAACAAAAATCGCCCCCATCAACGTGGTGTAGGGCCGGGTTGCTATCCAGAGAAGGCCTGCAAAATGATTCTTGAAGTTATAAAAAATGCAGAGAACAATGCAGAGTATAAAGGACTTAATGTAGAGAATATGTACATAGCTCATATTTCTGCGTATAAAGGGAGGGAAATAAAGGGATTCATGCCACGTGCTATGGGAAGAGCAACTGACTGGAATGAGCAAACAACAAATGTTGAGATAATAATTTCAGAGGAGTAA
- a CDS encoding 50S ribosomal protein L2: MGKRLRLQRRGRGSIWQSPSFKHKGPVAYPPVGEYEGVIEDIIHNPGSTAPVVVVRLNDGREARIVANEGAIVGEKIKFTSESIFKAGNVLPLSSIPQGAPIYNIEGTPGDGGKFVRSAGAYATIISHEKDFVIVRLPSGKHKKFLPLCRATVGLAAGGGRRDKPILKAGKKYHMVRSRAKLFPIVSGVAMNPVNHPHGGGSHQHVGRPKTVSRGAPPGRKVGSISARRTGKR, translated from the coding sequence ATGGGTAAAAGATTAAGGTTACAAAGGCGTGGAAGGGGGAGCATCTGGCAAAGTCCTTCATTCAAGCATAAGGGTCCAGTAGCATATCCTCCAGTTGGAGAGTATGAAGGAGTAATTGAAGATATAATTCATAATCCCGGCTCAACCGCTCCTGTTGTAGTAGTAAGACTTAATGATGGAAGAGAAGCAAGAATAGTTGCAAATGAAGGAGCAATTGTTGGAGAAAAAATAAAATTTACTAGTGAGAGTATTTTTAAAGCGGGTAATGTATTGCCACTTTCCTCAATTCCTCAAGGAGCCCCAATCTACAATATAGAAGGAACGCCAGGAGATGGAGGAAAATTTGTAAGAAGTGCAGGCGCATATGCAACAATTATATCTCACGAAAAGGACTTTGTAATAGTGAGGTTGCCTTCCGGAAAACATAAGAAATTCCTTCCTTTGTGCAGGGCAACGGTGGGGCTTGCGGCGGGAGGAGGAAGGAGGGACAAGCCGATATTAAAGGCGGGTAAGAAGTATCATATGGTGAGAAGCAGGGCAAAATTATTCCCGATTGTAAGTGGTGTTGCAATGAATCCAGTAAATCATCCTCATGGAGGAGGGAGTCATCAGCATGTTGGAAGACCAAAAACTGTTTCAAGAGGTGCTCCACCTGGAAGGAAAGTTGGTTCAATATCCGCCAGAAGGACTGGTAAGAGGTGA
- a CDS encoding 50S ribosomal protein L3, whose protein sequence is MSQHSKPKRGSLGYSPRKRVSSERQAVRSWMGNEGLLGFAGYKAGMTHVMLVDYRPTSLTSGQEVMVPVTIVETPPMKVVGMRFYEYTPYGMRSIGEIWSDDLQALSELICLPKKKEKKEYTNYDEIRVIAHTQPYKVTGVPKKVPEIFEIGVGGELKDKYSLAESLFGKEISVKDVFKEGEMVDIIGVSKGKGFQGHIKRWGVKLLHHKNRKHRRMIGTLGPWLSWVRPSVPQAGQMGFHRRTEYNKRILKIGEKPEEINPPGGFIRYGFIRNDYVILHGSIVGCTKRLVFMRKAIRYHAGVKVEKPEIAYISTTSRQGVR, encoded by the coding sequence ATGTCTCAGCATAGCAAACCTAAAAGAGGATCACTGGGCTATTCGCCCCGCAAGAGAGTTAGTTCGGAAAGGCAAGCGGTAAGAAGCTGGATGGGTAATGAGGGCTTGCTTGGTTTTGCTGGTTATAAAGCAGGGATGACACATGTAATGCTGGTTGATTATCGCCCTACTTCCCTTACATCAGGGCAGGAAGTTATGGTGCCTGTTACAATTGTTGAAACTCCCCCAATGAAAGTTGTTGGAATGAGGTTCTATGAATATACTCCATATGGAATGAGGAGCATTGGTGAGATCTGGAGCGATGACTTACAAGCTTTAAGTGAGCTAATTTGCCTTCCAAAGAAAAAAGAAAAGAAGGAATACACTAATTATGATGAAATAAGAGTAATTGCACATACCCAGCCATACAAGGTTACAGGTGTGCCAAAGAAAGTTCCAGAAATTTTTGAAATTGGGGTTGGAGGTGAGCTAAAGGATAAATATTCTCTTGCTGAAAGTTTGTTTGGAAAAGAAATAAGTGTTAAAGATGTTTTTAAAGAGGGGGAAATGGTTGATATAATAGGTGTTTCAAAAGGAAAAGGATTTCAAGGGCATATAAAAAGGTGGGGAGTGAAGCTATTGCATCACAAAAACAGAAAGCACCGAAGAATGATAGGAACCCTCGGCCCATGGCTTTCGTGGGTCCGCCCTTCTGTCCCGCAAGCAGGCCAGATGGGATTCCATAGGAGAACAGAGTATAATAAGAGAATATTGAAGATAGGGGAGAAGCCTGAGGAAATAAATCCTCCAGGTGGTTTTATTCGCTATGGGTTTATAAGAAATGATTATGTAATATTACACGGGAGCATTGTTGGATGCACAAAAAGACTTGTTTTTATGAGAAAGGCAATTCGTTATCATGCTGGCGTAAAGGTTGAGAAACCAGAGATTGCATATATATCTACAACAAGCAGACAGGGTGTAAGATGA
- a CDS encoding 30S ribosomal protein S4e: MSHLKRLNAPRSWQIERKVTKWAVRPSPGPHGIEESIPLLNVIRDYLSVADTAREAKKLISARKILVDGKARIDYRFPCGLMDVVTILPLDAHYRVLIDSRGILRLVKIDEEMAKWKLCRIENKTTLRGGKTQLNLHDGRNIIVSEDKYKTGDVLKISIPKQEIIEHIPLQEGYISLITGGSHIGKIERIKKLIVTRTPLPNIVELESFSTIKDYVFPVGKDEPLITLPQVSIYG, translated from the coding sequence ATGAGCCATCTTAAAAGATTAAATGCGCCTCGTTCATGGCAAATAGAAAGAAAGGTAACAAAATGGGCGGTTAGGCCATCGCCTGGCCCACATGGAATAGAGGAATCAATTCCTCTGCTAAATGTTATAAGAGATTATCTTTCAGTTGCGGACACCGCAAGAGAGGCTAAGAAGTTGATATCCGCCAGGAAAATACTGGTTGATGGAAAAGCAAGAATTGACTATAGATTTCCGTGCGGGCTTATGGATGTAGTTACAATATTGCCCTTGGATGCCCATTATAGAGTTTTAATTGATTCAAGAGGTATTTTAAGGCTGGTTAAAATAGATGAAGAAATGGCAAAATGGAAGCTATGTAGAATAGAAAATAAGACAACATTAAGGGGGGGAAAGACGCAGTTAAACCTGCATGATGGAAGAAATATTATTGTGAGCGAGGATAAATATAAGACAGGGGATGTTTTAAAAATATCAATTCCAAAACAGGAAATAATCGAGCACATTCCATTGCAGGAAGGTTACATTTCATTGATAACTGGTGGTAGCCATATAGGAAAAATAGAAAGAATAAAAAAATTGATAGTTACAAGAACTCCTTTACCAAATATTGTTGAGCTCGAGAGCTTTTCAACCATAAAAGATTATGTATTTCCAGTTGGAAAAGATGAGCCATTGATAACTCTTCCACAGGTGAGTATATATGGATAA
- the yciH gene encoding stress response translation initiation inhibitor YciH, whose amino-acid sequence MEVCKVCGLPRELCVCEKIAREGKEIKIYTEKRRYGKIVTIIGGIDSSVDISEIAKELKKCCACGGTVKNNLVELQGDHKEKAKKKLEEMGFNVVVE is encoded by the coding sequence ATGGAAGTGTGCAAAGTTTGTGGTCTGCCCAGAGAACTTTGCGTTTGTGAAAAAATTGCAAGGGAGGGAAAAGAAATAAAGATATACACTGAAAAAAGGAGATATGGAAAGATTGTTACAATTATAGGAGGAATAGACTCAAGTGTTGATATATCTGAAATCGCAAAAGAGCTGAAGAAATGCTGTGCATGTGGGGGAACAGTTAAAAATAATCTTGTTGAGCTACAAGGCGACCATAAGGAGAAAGCAAAGAAGAAGCTTGAAGAAATGGGGTTCAACGTGGTGGTGGAATGA
- a CDS encoding 30S ribosomal protein S17, translated as MIGIDVKEPEKTCSDKNCPFHGHLKVRGIILKGKIVSKAMQKTVVVERERFHYVPKYERYEKRTSRYKAHLPPCIDVEKGDEVIIMECRPLSKTKHFVVVGKK; from the coding sequence ATGATAGGAATAGATGTTAAAGAGCCAGAAAAAACATGCAGTGATAAAAATTGCCCTTTTCATGGGCACTTAAAGGTTAGAGGAATAATTTTAAAAGGAAAAATTGTTTCGAAGGCGATGCAAAAGACGGTTGTTGTAGAAAGAGAAAGATTTCATTATGTTCCAAAATATGAGAGATATGAGAAGAGGACAAGCAGATATAAAGCACATTTGCCCCCTTGCATAGATGTTGAAAAAGGTGATGAAGTAATCATAATGGAGTGTCGTCCTTTAAGTAAAACCAAGCACTTTGTTGTGGTGGGGAAAAAATGA
- a CDS encoding 30S ribosomal protein S19, giving the protein MTSKKEFLYRGLKIDDVTKMSIEDILPYLPSRARRSLKRGLTPRQYRFIQKLRKTEKGKVIRTHLRDMIILPEFVGHTIAVHNGKEFLPVSIKPEMIGHYLGEFAMTRKEVKHSGPGVGATRSSKYLPLK; this is encoded by the coding sequence ATTACAAGCAAAAAAGAATTCCTTTACAGAGGGCTTAAAATTGATGATGTAACAAAGATGAGCATTGAGGATATTCTGCCATATTTGCCATCGAGGGCAAGAAGGAGTTTAAAGCGTGGCTTAACTCCTCGCCAATATAGATTTATTCAAAAACTCAGGAAAACTGAAAAAGGAAAGGTTATAAGAACACATTTAAGGGATATGATTATCCTTCCAGAATTTGTTGGTCATACAATAGCAGTGCATAATGGAAAAGAATTTTTACCAGTTAGTATTAAGCCGGAAATGATAGGTCATTATCTCGGTGAGTTTGCAATGACTAGGAAGGAAGTCAAGCACAGCGGGCCTGGCGTAGGAGCAACTCGCTCTTCAAAATATCTGCCATTGAAGTGA